A stretch of DNA from Cryptomeria japonica chromosome 4, Sugi_1.0, whole genome shotgun sequence:
TCCAGAAatgattatttattatatttattttaataaaagggCCAATACATTATACTATATATTTTACCATTGTTTTCAAATAATAGCACTGGTTAAAAAAATCTCTCTATATATAGATGCCATTCTCTTCAATTGGTGAGCTGAATTCCGAAGCCCTCCCCGGACGTTCGCAAGGTGCATATTAGAATTCTCTTTCACAGCATTTTTATGAGATTGGTATTTTATTGCTTGGACATTTCTCCAAATGTTACAGTTATGATGGTGTAATGACCTCTGATTATATCGTTCgcctttgatttttgcaggttcgtGGATTTTGCTAATTCATTCCTTAGAGGTCCGAAAGATGATCAGCAAGCAGTTGTCAAGCGTGTTCTTGTTGCTTATTGCAACTTTGATTGGATTATTCAGCTGCATGTCCTCAAATCCAGATGGTAAGCTCTGTTTCGTCCTCAAAACTCATTTCATTTCCGTAGCTCTGTGAACTGGGCTTTTCCTCTCTCGATTAGCTCTGTGAACTGGGctgcttaaaaaaaaaaattgttaataagAAATTCCTATTGTTTTGATCATGGCTGGTGTTTAAAGTGCAGGCTTCATTAACATCAACTGTGGCGCGCTTGACAACGTAACGGACAAGAATGGCCTATTCTGGATTTCCGATTCACCTTTCACTAAGACTCGCAATGTTTTCGTGTTGCAGTCCACAGATATCATACATAAGTTGCAATTGTTGACATTATCCTATTTTGAAAATCTTGCAGCCAAGAAATATTGTTATCTAATCCCTGTCAAACGCGGTTTACATTACTTGGTTAGAGCAAGTTACTATCGTCGTTCCACTTCCTTTTTGGCAACATTCTTCGATATAATTATCGACGGATTCAAGTGGAGGAATGTTGACCTATCTTATATAGACAATACGATGTACAGATATGATGAGATCATCGTGGCCGTCAAAAGTGAAAGTCTGAGTTTATGCCTGGCGCGAAATTCTCAAACAGAAGCACAGCGATATGTTTTCATTTCAAGCATTGAGCTCCGCCCGCTCGAATCTTCTATGTATAATTCAACGGATTTTCATAAGCAAGCCTTGGTGTTGTACGGGCCTCGTACAAGTTTTGGTGTACATAAGGATATGGAGTAAGTGCATATAAcaagatttccattgataaattgtCGCTAGAGTTCAAATCCAAATCCTCAATGATTTCTTATTTAAAGTTGAACTGTGGTGACAATTGCAGGTACCCAGACGATCCATTTGACCGCATGTGGAGTAATTATTCGGCATCGTCAATGAGAGACAACAACACTGTTGATGTTGCCCCTGTGAACAATAGCCCACAATCCTCCGGAAGCGAGTTTTCCAACAAACCGCCTGGGATCATATTTAGTTCTGCTATTGCAAAGACAGTAGTTGACAATTTGATAATTCCATTTCCATATATTGTAGAGGGATCGTACTATTTTGCACTTTATTTCTGCATGGTGAACCAGACAAAGCTCACTCAGGAATTCGCTCCCTACATTAACGATTACGAAATAGATTTTCTACAGTTTGAGTTTCCACAATGTATCCAAGTAAATAAAATTATACAGCTTCCCGCATTAAATTATGTAAACTTATCTTTAAAACCCAGTAGTGCATCACAGTTGGGACCATTCATAAATGCAGCAGAAATATACAGTGTTCTAGATGTACCGACAACCACACAATCCGGAGATGGTAACTTTCTGTATTTCCATGGCATTGTTCTATATTTTTAATTGCTTGAATAGAATATGAGCTTATTGTTTTCACGAATTGTGTGTACTCAGTGTTTGCGATTAGAAAAATAGCAGAGGCGATAAATGTTCCAGACGACTGGACAGGAGGAGATCCGTGTTTACCAGCTGATTATTCATCAACAGGGATTACTTGCAGCCAAGACGATCCTCCGCGAGTCATTATCATGTAAACTTCATTGCAAATCTCAATAACATAACACTTTAGTGGGTCATATTTCATATGCTATTAAGATATCTGATTTCAAATTGTTCTATTTGCAGGAATCTAACAAACATGAATCTGGAGGGCGCCATGCCTATAAACATAGGTGACTTAACCGCATTAAGAGAGTTGGTAAGTGTTTAAATAACCgtgtttgaaattttaaaagctTTAAGGTTGAAATTATAGCAGTGTTATTAACTCCATGCTTTGGGTAAAAGTTGCTAGGAAACAATAGCTTGTCAGGCCAGATTCCGGACCTTAGTTCTCTGAAGAATCTTACAATACTGTAAGGCATCTATTACTTGTTACCATGTGAAATACTTCACGTATGAATGAAATGGGTATTATTCTCTCGACTTTTATTAATCTTTCCACTTTCATTTGTTTGACAAAGGCAACTACAAAACAATAAACTTACCGGAGAAATTCCGAGGTCATTGGAGAAGCTTCAAATGTTAAGTCAACTGTATGTTTATTAACTTCTCCATATAATTTCATCTGTGATAAACCTTTGTCATATAGATTGTCTGCCTCTATTCTCCACATCACAAGATAGTTGTTCGATCTCTTCGCAGATCCTTTTTTCTTCATTTGTATTCAACATGATTTTTGAAATGGTATTCTTATTGTCCTTTTCTCTTCTTGCTTAAAAAGATTTCTGCAGGGAAATAAATTGGAGGGTTCAGTTTCCCAGGGATTAGTGAGACCCAACTTAGACCTTCGGTACAAACATATTTTCTCCCATTATCATTCTACAAAAATCGAAATagtaaaatataatatatcaatatTCACAAGGAAATATATAGCAATTAAAGTGTACCGTACCATGCAGAGTTGATCCCCAAAATAATGTTACCCCAGATAACCAGAAAATTAAAAGCTGGGTGATCGCACTGTTGATTATGTGTCCGGTGGTGTTAATTGTCTGTTTTCTCTCTGCAATCTTTCTTTGGAGGCTTAAACACCCATCGGAACCACAGTCTACCACAGATGGTTCAATTCAGTATCAACAACAGTCATCCGCAGGTGTCTCCGCAATCTCCTATATGTAAAATATAGGCCCATTATTAttgtataattatatatttttctgAAATGAAATGTTTCCTTTATTTCGTTTTCTCCGATAGTCCTGTTAGAATAAtttgttttttattctattttaacaGATGAAGACAATCCAAATGATATTCACCGGTTGGCTATGGAATACACAGAGAAAGACATTGAAATTGCTGCGAACAACTATTCCACACTCATTGGTAGGGGCTCTTTTGGATCTGTATTTTATGGTATAGTTTTGGGATGTGAGGTTGCAATCAAAATACTTGAGACTGATTCTAATCGAGGAGAATCAGAATTCCAAAACGAGGTGCGTACTTTCTCACGATTTAGATAAATCTTGGTGGGAAGAATTCTTGATAAATCTCTCTATTATTCTCTTCTCAGCCCTAAATTCCCCCGTAATGACGGTTTTGAATGATTTCAGATAGTATTACTGTCAAGAATATATCACAAGAATCTTGTAAACCTTATTGGGTATTGTAGACAATCCATAAGGGCGTTGATATATGAATACATGCATTCCGGAACATTGAAGGATCATCTACATGGTAATTTGCATTCTAAATCTTACTTAACTTTAATGCACCTATATGTTTGATTAAAAAGCCTACTTTATCGTTTTTTCCCGTTTCAAGCTGTTGGCAAATTGGAGAAACCTCTTGATTGGCATACCAGACTTAAC
This window harbors:
- the LOC131875024 gene encoding putative leucine-rich repeat receptor-like serine/threonine-protein kinase At2g14440, with translation MPFSSIGELNSEALPGRSQGSWILLIHSLEVRKMISKQLSSVFLLLIATLIGLFSCMSSNPDGFININCGALDNVTDKNGLFWISDSPFTKTRNVFVLQSTDIIHKLQLLTLSYFENLAAKKYCYLIPVKRGLHYLVRASYYRRSTSFLATFFDIIIDGFKWRNVDLSYIDNTMYRYDEIIVAVKSESLSLCLARNSQTEAQRYVFISSIELRPLESSMYNSTDFHKQALVLYGPRTSFGVHKDMEYPDDPFDRMWSNYSASSMRDNNTVDVAPVNNSPQSSGSEFSNKPPGIIFSSAIAKTVVDNLIIPFPYIVEGSYYFALYFCMVNQTKLTQEFAPYINDYEIDFLQFEFPQCIQVNKIIQLPALNYVNLSLKPSSASQLGPFINAAEIYSVLDVPTTTQSGDVFAIRKIAEAINVPDDWTGGDPCLPADYSSTGITCSQDDPPRVIIMNLTNMNLEGAMPINIGDLTALRELLLGNNSLSGQIPDLSSLKNLTILQLQNNKLTGEIPRSLEKLQMLSQLFLQGNKLEGSVSQGLVRPNLDLRVDPQNNVTPDNQKIKSWVIALLIMCPVVLIVCFLSAIFLWRLKHPSEPQSTTDGSIQYQQQSSADEDNPNDIHRLAMEYTEKDIEIAANNYSTLIGRGSFGSVFYGIVLGCEVAIKILETDSNRGESEFQNEIVLLSRIYHKNLVNLIGYCRQSIRALIYEYMHSGTLKDHLHAVGKLEKPLDWHTRLNIALQAGAGLLYLHQSCSPPIVHKDIKSSNILLDKRMFAKVADFGLSKLIENFEGNSTVQVNGTIGYLDPEYFTTFSLNEKSDVYSFGVVLLEIISGVSPKDGIVETAQTLLASGKIADLVDSSLGDRYNVESAWKVAEIAYKCLEKESKKRPKMNMVVRELEEAVALACDDNNRSDLVAMASHDTRDMLSLR